A region of Pan troglodytes isolate AG18354 chromosome 23, NHGRI_mPanTro3-v2.0_pri, whole genome shotgun sequence DNA encodes the following proteins:
- the LOC740613 gene encoding ribosome biogenesis protein BMS1 homolog isoform X2, whose translation MFDVEYDEGESIYFDDLKGEMQKQAQLNHAEFEDQDDEARVQYEGFRPGMYVRVEIENVPCEFVQNFDPHYPIILGGLGNSEGNVGYVQMRLKKHRWYKKILKSRDPIIFSVGWRRFQTIPLCYIEDHNGRQRLLKYTPQHVHCGAAFWGKI comes from the exons ATGTTTGATGTGGAATATGATGAAGGAGAAAGCATATATTTTGATGATCTTAAAGGAGAAATGCAGAAACAAGCACAG CTGAATCACGCAGAATTTGAAGATCAAGATGATGAAGCCAGAGTTCAGTATGAGGGTTTTCGACCTGGGATGTACGTCCGCGTTGAGATTGAAAATGTTCCCTGTGAATTTGTGCAGAACTTTGACCCCCATTACCCCATTATCCTGGGTGGCTTGGGCAACAGCGAGGGAAATGTTGGATACGTGCAG ATGCGTCTGAAGAAACATCGCTGGTATAAGAAAATCCTCAAGTCCCGAGATCCAATCATATTTTCTGTAGGGTGGAGGAGGTTTCAGACCATCCCGCTCTGTTATATCGAAGACCACAATGGAAGACAAAGGCTTCTAAAGTATACCCCACAGCACGTGCATTGTGGAGCAGCcttttggggtaaaatatga
- the LOC740613 gene encoding ribosome biogenesis protein BMS1 homolog isoform X1 translates to MFDVEYDEGESIYFDDLKGEMQKQAQLNHAEFEDQDDEARVQYEGFRPGMYVRVEIENVPCEFVQNFDPHYPIILGGLGNSEGNVGYVQMRLKKHRWYKKILKSRDPIIFSVGWRRFQTIPLCYIEDHNGRQRLLKYTPQHVHCGAAFWGHSHPSWSTVAYHMTM, encoded by the exons ATGTTTGATGTGGAATATGATGAAGGAGAAAGCATATATTTTGATGATCTTAAAGGAGAAATGCAGAAACAAGCACAG CTGAATCACGCAGAATTTGAAGATCAAGATGATGAAGCCAGAGTTCAGTATGAGGGTTTTCGACCTGGGATGTACGTCCGCGTTGAGATTGAAAATGTTCCCTGTGAATTTGTGCAGAACTTTGACCCCCATTACCCCATTATCCTGGGTGGCTTGGGCAACAGCGAGGGAAATGTTGGATACGTGCAG ATGCGTCTGAAGAAACATCGCTGGTATAAGAAAATCCTCAAGTCCCGAGATCCAATCATATTTTCTGTAGGGTGGAGGAGGTTTCAGACCATCCCGCTCTGTTATATCGAAGACCACAATGGAAGACAAAGGCTTCTAAAGTATACCCCACAGCACGTGCATTGTGGAGCAGCcttttggg
- the LOC740613 gene encoding ribosome biogenesis protein BMS1 homolog isoform X3: MFDVEYDEGESIYFDDLKGEMQKQAQLNHAEFEDQDDEARVQYEGFRPGMYVRVEIENVPCEFVQNFDPHYPIILGGLGNSEGNVGYVQMRLKKHRWYKKILKSRDPIIFSVGWRRFQTIPLCYIEDHNGRQRLLKYTPQHVHCGAAFWA; this comes from the exons ATGTTTGATGTGGAATATGATGAAGGAGAAAGCATATATTTTGATGATCTTAAAGGAGAAATGCAGAAACAAGCACAG CTGAATCACGCAGAATTTGAAGATCAAGATGATGAAGCCAGAGTTCAGTATGAGGGTTTTCGACCTGGGATGTACGTCCGCGTTGAGATTGAAAATGTTCCCTGTGAATTTGTGCAGAACTTTGACCCCCATTACCCCATTATCCTGGGTGGCTTGGGCAACAGCGAGGGAAATGTTGGATACGTGCAG ATGCGTCTGAAGAAACATCGCTGGTATAAGAAAATCCTCAAGTCCCGAGATCCAATCATATTTTCTGTAGGGTGGAGGAGGTTTCAGACCATCCCGCTCTGTTATATCGAAGACCACAATGGAAGACAAAGGCTTCTAAAGTATACCCCACAGCACGTGCATTGTGGAGCAGCcttttggg